Proteins encoded by one window of Cyanobium sp. NS01:
- a CDS encoding twin-arginine translocation pathway signal has protein sequence MASSPEFLCRRELLRLGVGAAALGAPWLLGGCRSAQGAAVLALTAKQLPAAWLKDLPAGWRARQLEAPQAVLEQGRRDPVAALLALSDGWAGSVASSSWQSFGAPELLARLTPLAASASRLFAPEGQPALAYPWSFTPWVILLRSRPDLQERAQEGWSLLLDPSLRGRLVLPSSPRVCMALVGSEPEQLKQLRRQALAYDERDGLNLVLSGAAEAAVLPLRRLVPLLRRDLRLAVLWPASGAPLSWELLLRPTGVEQPVPLAWLAELLEGPLLASLLAAGWVPPLPREQLEPLVSRFPAAIASLLLPPAGLLERCWSLPPLDTAERLALQSRWDAAAPLPGT, from the coding sequence ATGGCCAGTTCACCGGAGTTCCTCTGCCGCCGAGAGCTGCTGCGCCTGGGAGTGGGGGCGGCGGCGCTGGGAGCGCCCTGGCTGCTCGGCGGCTGCCGCTCTGCGCAGGGGGCGGCGGTGCTGGCGCTCACGGCCAAGCAGCTGCCGGCTGCCTGGCTCAAGGACCTGCCGGCTGGTTGGCGGGCGCGCCAGCTCGAGGCGCCCCAGGCCGTGCTGGAGCAGGGCCGGCGCGACCCCGTCGCCGCCCTGCTGGCCCTCAGTGATGGCTGGGCCGGCTCGGTGGCATCCTCCAGCTGGCAATCCTTCGGGGCCCCGGAGCTGCTGGCCCGCCTCACCCCCCTGGCGGCGTCGGCCAGCAGGCTGTTCGCGCCCGAGGGACAGCCGGCGCTGGCCTATCCCTGGTCGTTCACGCCCTGGGTCATCCTGCTGCGCTCCCGTCCCGACCTGCAGGAACGGGCTCAGGAGGGCTGGTCGCTGCTGCTGGATCCGAGTCTGCGCGGGCGGCTGGTGCTGCCCTCCAGCCCCCGGGTGTGCATGGCCCTGGTGGGCTCCGAGCCGGAGCAGCTGAAGCAGCTGCGGCGCCAGGCCCTGGCCTACGACGAACGCGATGGCCTCAACCTGGTGCTGAGCGGCGCGGCCGAGGCCGCCGTGCTGCCCCTGCGCCGGTTGGTGCCACTGCTGCGGCGCGACCTGCGCCTGGCCGTGCTGTGGCCCGCCAGTGGGGCACCGCTCAGCTGGGAGCTGCTGCTGAGGCCCACCGGTGTGGAGCAGCCCGTGCCCCTGGCCTGGCTGGCGGAGCTGCTGGAGGGGCCGCTGCTGGCCTCCCTGCTGGCGGCCGGCTGGGTGCCGCCCCTGCCGCGAGAGCAGCTGGAGCCGCTGGTGAGCCGTTTCCCGGCGGCCATCGCCAGCCTGCTGCTGCCGCCAGCGGGTCTGCTCGAGCGCTGCTGGAGCCTGCCCCCCCTCGACACTGCCGAGCGCCTGGCCCTCCAGAGCCGCTGGGACGCCGCGGCGCCGCTGCCCGGAACCTGA
- the cobT gene encoding nicotinate mononucleotide-dependent phosphoribosyltransferase CobT — MPAPPAEAVAWGRSRPVLLLAATATAAVEGISAAGATPASRRATAAADAELVVHGPLGPRPHALPPLPAGVSPALISHVVLERLGLLERLQVVDLGCAVAPAVPHLRLPALEGAGPARCVSSGRALPLQRVRALLQRGRRWGERSAPDCPLLLAECVPGGTTTALGVLRGLGVAADGLVSGSLLHSDHPLKARLVGQGLARAALGDAGVAGGAVGGAVGSGTDPLAVLAAVGDPMQPLAAGLALAFARRGGTVLLAGGSQMAAVLALVLALAAPRERLGLVARITVATTAWVADEPGSDLALLLQRLGHRWQVVPQLAPAGLRFSACRSAALRDYERGYVKEGVGAGGLAVLWERLGHSPEALAQACDLACRQLLGG, encoded by the coding sequence ATGCCGGCCCCGCCGGCGGAGGCGGTCGCCTGGGGGCGCAGCCGGCCGGTGCTGTTGCTGGCGGCCACAGCCACGGCGGCGGTGGAGGGGATCTCCGCCGCCGGGGCCACTCCCGCCTCCCGGCGTGCCACGGCCGCCGCCGATGCCGAGCTGGTGGTGCACGGACCGCTCGGGCCCCGTCCCCACGCCCTGCCACCCCTGCCGGCGGGGGTCAGCCCTGCCCTGATCAGTCACGTGGTGCTGGAGCGTCTGGGGCTGCTGGAGCGCCTGCAGGTGGTGGACCTGGGCTGCGCCGTGGCTCCCGCCGTGCCGCACCTGCGCCTGCCGGCCCTGGAGGGAGCGGGGCCAGCGCGCTGCGTCAGCAGCGGCCGGGCGCTGCCGCTGCAACGGGTGCGGGCGCTGCTGCAGCGCGGCCGCCGCTGGGGGGAGCGCAGCGCGCCGGACTGCCCCCTGCTGCTGGCGGAGTGTGTGCCCGGCGGCACCACCACGGCCCTCGGGGTGCTGCGCGGGCTGGGGGTGGCTGCCGATGGGCTGGTGAGCGGCAGCCTGCTCCACAGCGACCATCCCCTCAAGGCCCGCCTGGTGGGGCAGGGCCTGGCCCGGGCAGCCCTGGGGGACGCCGGGGTGGCTGGAGGAGCGGTTGGAGGAGCCGTTGGCAGTGGGACTGATCCGCTGGCCGTGCTGGCCGCCGTGGGGGATCCGATGCAGCCGCTGGCGGCTGGCCTCGCCCTGGCTTTCGCCCGCCGCGGCGGCACCGTGCTGCTGGCCGGCGGCAGCCAGATGGCGGCGGTGCTGGCCCTGGTGCTGGCCCTGGCCGCCCCCCGGGAGCGGCTGGGTCTGGTGGCCCGGATCACGGTGGCCACCACCGCCTGGGTGGCCGATGAGCCCGGCAGCGATCTGGCCCTCTTGCTGCAACGCCTGGGGCATCGCTGGCAGGTGGTGCCGCAGCTGGCGCCCGCGGGGCTGCGCTTCTCGGCCTGCCGCAGCGCTGCCCTGCGCGACTACGAACGGGGCTACGTCAAGGAGGGGGTGGGCGCCGGCGGGCTGGCCGTGCTCTGGGAGCGGCTGGGCCACAGCCCGGAGGCCCTCGCCCAGGCCTGTGACCTGGCCTGCCGTCAGCTGCTCGGGGGTTGA
- a CDS encoding DUF2232 domain-containing protein, which translates to MAPRSVDNSLSRRQARQLMDTAYLAAATGLLWLALYYLPVGSPLFRLALPLPLALLQLRHGWRCAVEGQAVACLLAVALMGPIRGPLLLFPYGLLALWLGWCWRRKLNWWLSWSVGSLIGAAGFLVRVAVLSVLVGENLWVVITTAAAGLLERLAGLVDLVSAIDLAQVQVAALLLVLVQNAIVVLTLHAVAYWIFPRLQAPISEPPAALRALVALDPL; encoded by the coding sequence ATGGCTCCCCGGTCCGTCGACAACAGCCTCAGCCGCCGCCAGGCCCGCCAGCTGATGGACACCGCCTACCTGGCCGCGGCCACCGGGCTGCTCTGGCTGGCGCTCTACTACCTGCCGGTGGGCAGTCCCCTGTTCCGCCTGGCCCTGCCCCTGCCCCTGGCCCTGCTGCAGCTGCGCCACGGCTGGCGCTGCGCCGTGGAGGGGCAGGCGGTGGCCTGCCTGCTGGCGGTGGCGCTGATGGGGCCGATCCGCGGCCCGCTGCTGCTCTTTCCCTATGGCCTGCTGGCCCTCTGGCTGGGCTGGTGCTGGCGGCGCAAGCTGAACTGGTGGCTCAGCTGGTCGGTGGGCAGCCTGATCGGCGCCGCCGGCTTCCTGGTGCGGGTGGCGGTGCTCTCTGTGCTGGTGGGGGAAAATCTCTGGGTGGTGATCACCACGGCGGCGGCCGGCCTGCTGGAGCGCCTGGCGGGGCTGGTGGACCTGGTGTCCGCCATCGACCTGGCCCAGGTGCAGGTGGCGGCGCTGCTGCTGGTGCTGGTGCAGAACGCCATCGTGGTGCTCACCCTGCACGCCGTGGCCTACTGGATCTTTCCGCGCTTGCAGGCCCCCATCAGCGAACCGCCCGCAGCCCTCAGGGCCCTTGTGGCCCTCGATCCCCTCTGA
- a CDS encoding aldo/keto reductase: protein MNPARRPFGRGPAVSAFSLGTMRALGSPGQMEAVLGAALAAGINHLETAPAYGPAERFLGEAIAALARRGLAPQGGWLITSKLLPGGDLASSQQQLRGILMRLGVPRLHGLAVHGLNTPEHLAWACQGPGAELLAWALEQGLVGQVGFSSHGSQAVIEQALASGRFSFCALHVHLFDQSRLPLARAALAAGLGVLAISPADKGGQLYAPSPELLADCAPFQPLELAYRFLLEQGISTLSLGAAQPGDLIWAERWQAGELGGGGPLGQASPEALSQEVRAALARLSEGAAERLGAERCGQCRACLPCPSAVPIPELLRLRNLAVGHGMESFARERYNLIGRAGHWWESLNAEACRECGVCLPRCPHGLAIPELLADTHRRLAAAPRRRLWG, encoded by the coding sequence GTGAACCCAGCTAGACGGCCGTTCGGGCGGGGGCCGGCGGTGTCGGCCTTCAGCCTGGGCACAATGCGCGCCCTGGGCAGCCCCGGCCAGATGGAGGCGGTGCTGGGCGCGGCCCTGGCCGCCGGCATCAACCATCTGGAAACCGCCCCCGCCTACGGGCCAGCGGAGCGCTTTCTGGGGGAGGCCATCGCCGCCCTGGCGCGGCGGGGCCTGGCGCCCCAGGGGGGCTGGCTGATCACCAGCAAGCTGCTGCCGGGCGGCGACCTGGCCAGCAGCCAGCAGCAGCTGCGGGGCATCCTCATGCGCCTGGGGGTGCCGCGGCTGCACGGCCTCGCCGTGCACGGGCTGAACACGCCCGAGCACCTGGCCTGGGCCTGCCAGGGGCCGGGCGCCGAACTGCTCGCCTGGGCTCTGGAACAAGGGCTGGTGGGCCAGGTGGGCTTCAGCAGCCACGGCAGCCAGGCCGTGATCGAGCAGGCCCTGGCCAGCGGTCGCTTCAGCTTCTGCGCCCTGCACGTTCACCTGTTCGACCAGAGCCGCCTGCCCCTGGCGCGGGCCGCCCTGGCGGCAGGTCTGGGGGTGCTGGCCATCTCCCCCGCCGACAAGGGCGGCCAGCTCTATGCCCCCTCGCCCGAGCTGCTGGCCGACTGCGCGCCGTTCCAGCCCCTGGAGCTGGCCTACCGCTTTCTGCTGGAGCAGGGGATCTCCACCCTCAGCCTGGGGGCGGCCCAGCCCGGGGATCTGATCTGGGCCGAGCGCTGGCAGGCGGGCGAACTGGGGGGCGGCGGCCCGCTCGGCCAGGCCAGCCCCGAGGCTCTCAGCCAGGAGGTCAGGGCCGCCCTGGCCCGGCTGAGCGAGGGGGCGGCGGAGCGGCTCGGCGCCGAGCGCTGCGGCCAGTGCCGGGCCTGCCTGCCCTGCCCCAGTGCCGTGCCGATTCCCGAGCTGCTGCGGCTGCGCAACCTGGCCGTGGGCCATGGCATGGAGAGCTTTGCCCGGGAGCGCTACAACCTGATCGGCCGGGCGGGCCACTGGTGGGAGAGCCTCAATGCCGAGGCCTGCCGGGAATGCGGCGTCTGCCTGCCCCGCTGCCCCCACGGGCTGGCGATTCCCGAGCTGCTGGCCGACACCCACCGCCGCCTGGCGGCCGCGCCGCGGCGGCGGCTCTGGGGTTGA
- a CDS encoding bifunctional nuclease family protein codes for MVEMRVAGIALDAASRSPIVLLRDPAGRRQVPIWIDQAQAQNILVGLGHDRPPRPLSHDLMVALLEAGGLHLERVIIHAIEESTFRAVLKLRSQDNPGPEGLSEVDARPSDAIALAVRTGTPIWMLEEVVADASIPVDAEADAADQAHFRRFLDSVSPAELVRQLGRAQPENDPSPSDPGEPDTPDQPREPS; via the coding sequence ATGGTCGAAATGCGCGTCGCCGGCATCGCCCTGGATGCGGCCAGCCGCAGCCCGATCGTGCTGCTGCGGGACCCGGCCGGCCGGCGCCAGGTGCCGATCTGGATCGACCAGGCCCAGGCCCAGAACATCCTGGTGGGGCTCGGCCATGACCGCCCCCCGCGGCCCCTCAGCCACGACCTGATGGTGGCCCTGCTCGAGGCGGGCGGACTGCATCTGGAGCGGGTGATCATCCACGCCATCGAGGAGAGCACCTTCCGCGCTGTGCTGAAGCTGCGCAGCCAAGACAACCCGGGCCCCGAAGGCCTGAGCGAAGTCGATGCCCGGCCGAGCGATGCCATCGCCCTGGCCGTGCGCACCGGCACGCCGATCTGGATGCTGGAGGAGGTGGTGGCGGATGCCTCGATTCCGGTGGACGCCGAGGCCGACGCCGCCGACCAGGCCCATTTCCGCCGCTTCCTCGACTCGGTGAGCCCCGCCGAGCTGGTGCGGCAGCTGGGCCGGGCCCAGCCCGAGAACGACCCCAGCCCCAGCGACCCCGGCGAACCGGACACCCCGGATCAGCCGCGTGAACCCAGCTAG
- a CDS encoding ABC transporter ATP-binding protein, which translates to MIQPVAQLEAVEKVYGSGDTEVRALDGLSLTVNRGDYLAVMGASGSGKSTAMNILGCLDRPSAGSYRLSGTQVNQLNDDQLADLRNRDLGFVFQQFHLLPQLSALDNVMLPMVYAGVPAPERRRRSEEALGRVGLADRLNNKPNQLSGGQQQRVAIARAIINQPALLLADEPTGALDSRTTEEVLAIFDELHRGGMTVVMVTHEDDVAARADRVVHFRDGRITETTTQTPALAAR; encoded by the coding sequence GTGATCCAGCCCGTTGCCCAACTCGAGGCCGTGGAGAAGGTCTACGGCTCAGGTGACACGGAGGTGCGGGCCCTCGATGGCCTCAGCCTCACCGTCAACCGCGGTGACTATCTGGCCGTGATGGGGGCGTCCGGTTCGGGCAAGAGCACGGCGATGAACATCCTCGGCTGCCTGGATCGGCCCAGTGCCGGCAGCTACCGCCTCAGCGGCACCCAGGTGAACCAGCTCAATGACGACCAGCTGGCCGATCTGCGCAACCGCGATCTGGGGTTCGTGTTCCAGCAGTTCCACCTGCTGCCCCAGCTCTCGGCGCTCGACAACGTGATGCTGCCGATGGTGTACGCGGGAGTGCCGGCCCCGGAACGGCGGCGGCGCTCCGAGGAGGCCCTCGGACGGGTGGGGCTGGCGGATCGGCTGAACAACAAACCCAACCAGCTCTCCGGCGGCCAGCAGCAGCGGGTGGCGATCGCCCGGGCGATCATCAACCAACCCGCCCTGCTGCTGGCCGATGAACCCACGGGCGCCCTCGATTCCCGCACCACCGAGGAGGTGCTGGCCATTTTCGATGAACTGCACCGAGGCGGCATGACCGTGGTGATGGTGACCCATGAAGACGATGTGGCCGCCCGCGCCGACCGGGTGGTCCATTTCCGTGATGGCCGGATCACCGAGACGACCACCCAGACACCGGCCCTGGCCGCCCGCTAG
- the topA gene encoding type I DNA topoisomerase, whose translation MGHTLVIVESPTKARTIRGFLPKDFRVEASMGHVRDLPNNASEIPAAHKGEKWANLGVNTASNFEPLYVVPKDKKKVVKELKDALKGADQLLLATDEDREGESISWHLLQLLQPKVPVKRMVFHEITKAAIGRALDDTRELDMELVHAQETRRILDRLVGYTLSPLLWKKVAWGLSAGRVQSVAVRLLVQRERARRAFHSGSYWDLKAQLEQAGGRFEAKLSHLKGERIAGGSDFDETTGALKAGSRVRLLAEDEARSLQAAVQSGAWSVAQVEAKPSVRKPVAPFTTSTLQQEANRKLRLSARETMRAAQGLYERGFITYMRTDSVHLSDQAIQAARSCVAAKYGDTYLSPAVRQFSTKARNAQEAHEAIRPAGESFREPGDTRLEGRDLALYELIWKRTVASQMAEARLTMLAVDLEVEGGSLGTARFRASGKRIDFPGFFRAYVEGSDDPDAALEGQEVLLPALAVGDAPACQGVEALGHQTQPPARYSEAALVKMLEKEGIGRPSTYASIIGTIVDRGYATLLNNSLTPSFTAFAVTALLEEHFPDLVDTSFTARMEQSLDEISHGQVAWLPYLESFYRGEKGLETQVQQREGDIDPGVSRTVSLEGLPCVVRIGRFGAYLETKRVADDGTEELLKATLPLEITPADLDADKAELLLRQKAEGPESLGEDPETGEQVYLLFGQYGPYVQRGQVSEAVPKPKRASLPKGQKPEELSLADALGLLRLPRTLGDHPEGGRVEAGLGRFGPYVVHHKGKGEKDYRSLKAEDDVLMVPLSRALELLAMPKRGRGGRTALKQLGLPEGSDEPVQLFDGPYGLYVKQGKVNASLPEGTTADTITLEQAIELLAAKAATGKTSRGKASPGTTATGKRAASAKTAKTKAAAAAKSQQAAAKKPPTTTKTGRLRASAVRVIKAAES comes from the coding sequence GTGGGTCACACCCTCGTCATCGTTGAGAGCCCCACCAAGGCCCGCACCATCCGTGGATTCCTGCCCAAGGACTTCCGCGTGGAGGCCTCCATGGGACACGTGCGGGACCTGCCGAACAACGCCAGTGAGATCCCTGCCGCTCACAAGGGTGAGAAGTGGGCGAACCTGGGCGTGAACACCGCCAGCAACTTCGAGCCGCTCTACGTGGTGCCGAAGGACAAGAAGAAAGTGGTGAAGGAACTCAAGGACGCCCTCAAGGGCGCCGATCAGCTCCTCCTGGCCACGGATGAGGACCGGGAGGGTGAAAGCATCAGCTGGCACCTGTTGCAGCTGCTACAGCCCAAGGTTCCCGTCAAGCGAATGGTGTTCCACGAGATCACCAAGGCGGCCATCGGCCGCGCCCTCGACGACACCCGGGAGCTCGACATGGAGCTCGTCCACGCCCAGGAGACACGCCGGATCCTCGATCGGCTGGTGGGCTACACCCTCTCGCCGCTGCTCTGGAAGAAGGTGGCCTGGGGCCTGTCGGCCGGCCGGGTGCAGTCGGTGGCGGTGCGCCTGCTGGTGCAGCGCGAGCGGGCCCGCCGGGCCTTCCACAGCGGCAGCTACTGGGACCTCAAGGCCCAGCTGGAGCAGGCCGGCGGCCGCTTCGAGGCCAAACTCAGCCACCTCAAGGGGGAGCGCATTGCCGGCGGCTCCGACTTCGACGAGACCACCGGTGCCCTCAAGGCCGGCAGCCGAGTGCGGCTGCTGGCCGAGGACGAGGCCCGCAGCCTCCAGGCCGCCGTGCAGAGCGGAGCCTGGTCGGTGGCGCAGGTGGAGGCCAAGCCGAGTGTGCGTAAGCCGGTGGCGCCCTTCACCACCAGCACCCTGCAGCAGGAGGCGAACCGCAAGCTGCGGCTCTCGGCCCGCGAGACGATGCGCGCCGCCCAGGGGCTCTACGAGCGGGGCTTCATCACCTACATGCGCACCGATTCGGTGCACCTCAGCGACCAGGCGATTCAGGCGGCCCGCAGCTGCGTGGCGGCCAAGTACGGCGACACCTACCTGAGTCCCGCGGTGCGGCAGTTCTCCACCAAGGCCCGCAACGCCCAGGAGGCCCACGAGGCGATCCGACCGGCCGGGGAGAGCTTCCGCGAACCAGGCGACACCCGCCTGGAAGGCAGGGATCTGGCCCTCTATGAGCTGATCTGGAAGCGCACTGTGGCCAGCCAGATGGCTGAGGCGCGGCTCACGATGCTGGCCGTGGATCTGGAGGTGGAGGGCGGCAGCCTCGGCACGGCGCGCTTCCGCGCCAGCGGCAAGCGGATCGATTTCCCCGGCTTCTTCCGTGCCTACGTGGAGGGCAGCGACGACCCCGATGCGGCCCTGGAGGGCCAGGAAGTGCTGTTGCCCGCCCTGGCGGTGGGCGATGCTCCGGCCTGCCAGGGGGTGGAGGCCCTCGGCCACCAGACCCAGCCTCCAGCGCGCTACAGCGAGGCCGCCCTGGTGAAGATGCTGGAGAAGGAGGGCATCGGCCGCCCCTCCACCTACGCCTCGATCATCGGCACGATCGTGGACCGGGGTTACGCCACGCTCCTGAACAACTCCCTCACCCCCAGCTTCACGGCCTTCGCGGTGACGGCCCTGCTGGAGGAGCACTTCCCCGATCTGGTGGACACCAGCTTCACCGCCCGGATGGAGCAGAGCCTCGACGAGATCTCCCACGGCCAGGTGGCCTGGCTGCCCTACCTGGAGTCGTTCTACAGAGGCGAGAAGGGTCTCGAAACCCAGGTGCAGCAGCGCGAGGGTGACATCGACCCCGGCGTCTCCCGCACCGTGTCGCTGGAGGGGCTGCCCTGCGTGGTGCGGATCGGCCGCTTCGGGGCCTACCTGGAAACCAAGCGGGTGGCCGATGACGGCACCGAGGAGCTGCTCAAGGCCACCCTGCCCCTGGAGATCACCCCGGCCGATCTCGACGCCGACAAGGCCGAGCTGCTGCTGCGCCAGAAGGCGGAAGGTCCCGAGTCCCTGGGCGAGGACCCCGAGACGGGTGAGCAGGTGTACCTGCTGTTCGGCCAGTACGGCCCCTACGTGCAGCGCGGCCAGGTGAGTGAGGCCGTTCCCAAGCCCAAGCGCGCCTCGCTGCCCAAGGGCCAGAAGCCCGAGGAGCTCAGCCTCGCCGATGCCCTGGGCCTGCTGCGCCTGCCCCGGACCCTCGGCGACCATCCCGAGGGCGGAAGGGTGGAGGCCGGCCTGGGCCGCTTCGGGCCCTACGTGGTGCACCACAAGGGCAAGGGCGAGAAGGACTACCGCTCGCTGAAGGCTGAAGATGACGTGCTCATGGTGCCCTTGAGCCGCGCCCTGGAACTGCTGGCGATGCCCAAGCGTGGCCGCGGTGGCCGCACCGCCCTCAAGCAGCTCGGGCTGCCGGAGGGCAGCGACGAACCGGTGCAGCTCTTTGATGGTCCCTATGGCCTCTACGTGAAGCAGGGCAAGGTGAACGCCTCCCTGCCGGAGGGCACCACGGCCGACACCATCACCCTGGAGCAGGCGATCGAGCTGCTGGCGGCCAAGGCCGCCACGGGCAAGACCTCCAGGGGCAAAGCCTCCCCTGGCACGACAGCCACCGGCAAGCGCGCCGCCTCCGCCAAGACCGCCAAGACAAAAGCCGCTGCGGCGGCCAAGAGCCAGCAGGCCGCCGCCAAGAAGCCTCCCACCACCACCAAGACCGGTCGGCTGCGGGCCAGCGCCGTGCGCGTGATCAAAGCGGCGGAGAGTTGA
- a CDS encoding NAD(P)H-quinone oxidoreductase subunit N, with protein MAAATLAEAAQPATQAIGAGFGSGGLSLQLNAGAIAPEVAVLLALIACLLVDLAGEQAASRWVPPLCYAGLGGALVLLALQWNTPALEPSFLGSFLADNLAIAFRGVVATSTLISLLLSWRYVERSGTPVGEYAAILLAATLGAMFLCGATDLVSIFISLETLSVSSYLLAGYMKRDARSSEAALKYLLVGSAAAAVFLYGASLLYGLTGGATGLDAVALALQTSASPVTALALVFVLATVAFKIAAVPFHQWTPDVYEGSPTPVVAFLSVGSKAAGFALAVRILVGCFESFDAQWKLLFTVLAILSMVLGNVVALAQTSMKRMLAYSSIGQAGFVMIGLVCGTEDGFAAMVLYMAAYLFMNLGAFACIILFSLRTGSDRIADYAGLYQKDPLITLGLSLCLLSLGGIPPMLGFFGKIYLFFAGWADQQYLLVVVGLVTSVVSIYYYISVIKMMVVKEPQEASDVVKAYPEISWSIAGMPELRTALVGCVIVTAVGGVLSSPLFTWASEAVVGTPILQQAIASATAPPIG; from the coding sequence GTGGCCGCTGCCACGCTCGCAGAGGCGGCCCAACCCGCCACCCAGGCCATCGGTGCGGGGTTCGGCAGTGGTGGGCTCAGCCTCCAGCTCAATGCCGGCGCCATCGCCCCTGAGGTGGCCGTGCTGCTGGCCCTGATCGCCTGTCTGCTGGTGGATCTGGCCGGCGAGCAGGCCGCCAGCCGCTGGGTGCCGCCCCTCTGCTACGCCGGTCTCGGCGGCGCCCTGGTGCTGCTGGCCCTGCAGTGGAACACCCCGGCGCTGGAGCCGTCCTTCCTCGGCTCCTTCCTCGCCGACAACCTGGCGATCGCCTTCCGCGGCGTGGTGGCGACCTCCACCTTGATCTCGCTGCTGTTGAGCTGGCGCTACGTGGAGCGCAGCGGCACGCCGGTGGGCGAATACGCCGCCATCCTGCTGGCCGCCACCCTCGGCGCCATGTTCCTCTGCGGCGCCACCGATCTGGTGAGCATCTTCATCTCCCTGGAAACGCTCTCGGTATCGAGCTACCTGCTGGCGGGCTACATGAAGCGCGACGCCCGCAGTTCCGAGGCGGCACTCAAATACCTGCTGGTGGGTTCTGCCGCCGCGGCGGTGTTCCTCTACGGAGCCTCCCTGCTCTACGGCCTCACCGGTGGTGCCACCGGACTGGATGCCGTCGCCCTGGCCCTGCAGACCAGCGCCTCGCCGGTCACCGCCCTGGCACTGGTGTTCGTGCTGGCCACCGTGGCCTTCAAGATCGCCGCCGTGCCCTTCCACCAGTGGACGCCCGACGTCTACGAGGGCTCGCCCACCCCAGTGGTGGCCTTCCTCTCGGTGGGTTCCAAGGCGGCAGGATTCGCGCTGGCCGTTCGCATCCTGGTGGGCTGCTTCGAGAGCTTTGATGCTCAGTGGAAGCTGCTGTTCACCGTGCTGGCCATCCTCAGCATGGTGCTGGGCAACGTGGTGGCCCTGGCCCAGACCTCCATGAAACGGATGCTCGCCTACAGCTCGATCGGCCAGGCCGGCTTCGTGATGATCGGGCTGGTGTGCGGCACCGAGGACGGCTTCGCGGCCATGGTGCTGTACATGGCCGCCTACCTGTTCATGAACCTGGGGGCGTTCGCCTGCATCATCCTGTTCTCTCTGCGCACCGGCAGCGACCGTATTGCCGACTACGCAGGCCTCTACCAGAAAGATCCCCTGATCACCCTGGGGCTCAGCCTCTGCCTGCTCTCCCTGGGCGGTATCCCCCCGATGCTGGGCTTCTTCGGCAAGATCTACCTCTTCTTCGCCGGCTGGGCTGATCAGCAATATCTGCTGGTGGTGGTGGGCCTGGTCACCTCCGTGGTCTCGATCTACTACTACATCTCCGTGATCAAGATGATGGTGGTCAAAGAGCCCCAGGAAGCGTCCGATGTGGTGAAGGCCTACCCGGAGATCTCCTGGTCGATTGCCGGCATGCCGGAGCTGCGCACGGCGCTGGTGGGCTGTGTGATCGTCACCGCGGTGGGAGGGGTGCTCTCCAGCCCGCTGTTCACCTGGGCCAGCGAGGCGGTGGTGGGCACGCCGATCCTGCAGCAGGCCATCGCCAGCGCCACAGCTCCACCGATCGGTTGA
- a CDS encoding riboflavin synthase — MFTGLVQATGTIERVQGGVRLRWAASEGGWSAHDLALGESVAVDGVCLTVAERFSDGFRADVSDETLRRSTLAARAERRGAVNLEPALRLADRLGGHLVSGHVDGLGTVLSVAAEGESWRLDLAWQDPAYGRYVCDKASVCVNGISLTVAGCSPDGVSFWIAVIPHTWRGTTLQGLRQGDGVNLEADLLAKYTERLLAGGAQPDLDRAWLAEHGWQA; from the coding sequence ATGTTCACCGGACTGGTCCAGGCCACGGGCACGATCGAACGGGTGCAGGGTGGTGTGCGGCTGCGCTGGGCCGCCAGCGAGGGCGGCTGGTCGGCCCACGATCTGGCCCTGGGCGAGAGCGTGGCCGTGGATGGGGTGTGCCTCACGGTGGCGGAGCGCTTCAGCGATGGCTTCCGCGCCGATGTCAGTGACGAAACCCTGCGCCGCAGCACGCTTGCGGCCCGGGCGGAACGCCGGGGCGCCGTGAATCTGGAGCCGGCGCTGCGGCTGGCCGATCGCCTCGGCGGCCACCTGGTGAGCGGTCATGTCGATGGCCTCGGCACCGTGCTGTCGGTGGCGGCCGAGGGGGAGTCGTGGCGGCTGGATCTGGCCTGGCAGGATCCGGCCTACGGCCGCTACGTGTGCGACAAGGCCAGCGTCTGCGTGAACGGCATCAGCCTCACCGTGGCGGGCTGCAGCCCCGATGGCGTCAGCTTCTGGATCGCCGTGATTCCCCACACCTGGCGGGGCACCACCCTGCAGGGCCTGCGCCAGGGCGATGGGGTGAACCTGGAGGCCGATCTGCTGGCCAAATACACCGAACGGCTGCTGGCTGGCGGCGCCCAGCCCGACCTCGACCGCGCCTGGCTGGCTGAACACGGCTGGCAGGCCTAG